The proteins below are encoded in one region of Misgurnus anguillicaudatus chromosome 24, ASM2758022v2, whole genome shotgun sequence:
- the prss59 gene encoding thymus-specific serine protease — translation MTQYHFSFKMALGCNRFQKYPAILIITFVLLCFSCTALSRRSYRYGSHAHVSESKVEDQWFIQRLDHFNGADTRVWKQRYFVNESFYKPGGPVFLMIGGEGPANPAWMQYGTWLLYAQKLGALCFLLEHRFYGKSHPTEDLSTANLRFLSSRQALADLAHFRTVTAASRGLTNSKWVAFGGSYPGSLAAWFRLKYPHLVHAAVATSAPVHATVNFPEYLEVVWRSLAAENPECPLLVKKASDALVAKLGDPKTYDNITKDFRLCSKLQIQSKVDSASLLEALAGNFMDVVQYNEDNRAFEGVVGTNITIKVLCGIMLDSSLGDPYDRYAAVAQLMQKTFSQSCTDVLYKNYIQEMSNTSWSGPAAGGGRQWVYQTCAEFGFYQTTDSPNQPFSGFPLQFYLQQCADIYNLSTSLDDAVQQTNEEYGGYDIKTTRIVFPNGSIDPWHALGITRDITDDLPAVFIKGTAHCANMYPARAEDLPQLGLARDHVFLLLKKWLAE, via the exons ATGACACAGTATCACTTCTCGTTCAAAATGGCTTTGGGGTGTAACAGGTTTCAGAAATACCCCGCTATTCTCATAATtacatttgttttgttgtgtttttcatgcacTGCCTTGTCCAGAAGATCGTACAGATACGGGAGTCACGCGCATGTTTCTGAATCTAAAGTGGAGGATCAATGGTTCATCCAGAGACTGGATCACTTCAATGGAGCAGACACTCGAGTCTGGAAACAg AGATATTTCGTCAATGAGAGTTTCTATAAACCCGGTGGTCCGGTGTTTCTAATGATCGGAGGTGAAGGTCCGGCAAACCCCGCTTGGATGCAGTACGGTACCTGGCTGCTGTACGCGCAGAAACTGGGCGCGTTGTGTTTCCTACTGGAGCATCGCTTTTATGGGAAAAGTCACCCGACAGA GGACTTGAGCACTGCGAATCTACGTTTTCTCAGCAGTCGGCAGGCACTGGCAGATCTCGCTCACTTTCGCACGGTCACCGCAGCCTCGCGAGGTCTCACTAACAGCAAGTGGGTTGCGTTTGGGGGTTCTTATCCAGGGTCCCTTGCTGCCTGGTTTCGTCTGAAGTATCCACATTTGGTTCACGCTGCTGTGGCGACCAGCGCACCTGTACACGCTACAGTCAACTTTCCAG AGTATTTAGAGGTGGTTTGGAGATCACTGGCAGCGGAGAATCCCGAGTGCCCACTGCTGGTGAAGAAAGCGTCAGATGCATTGGTGGCTAAACTTGGTGACCCAAAAACCTATGATAACATCACCAAAGACTTCAG gctgTGCTCTAAGCTACAGATCCAGTCTAAGGTGGACTCTGCAAGTCTTTTAGAGGCTCTGGCCGGAAATTTCATGGATGTGGTGCAATACAATGAGGACAATAGGGCTTTTGAGGGTGT TGTGGGCACTAACATCACCATTAAGGTGTTGTGTGGCATAATGTTGGACTCATCGTTAGGTGACCCGTACGACCGGTACGCTGCAGTGGCTCAACTGATGCAGAAGACGTTCTCTCAGTCCTGCACAGACGTCCTGTACAAAAACTACATCCAGGAAATGAGCAACACGAGCTGGAGCGGCCCAGCAGCTGGAGGAG GACGGCAGTGGGTCTATCAGACTTGCGCTGAATTTGGATTTTATCAAACCACGGATTCACCAAACCAGCCTTTCAGTGGATTTCCCTTACA gttttACCTCCAGCAGTGTGCTGATATATACAATCTGAGCACCTCGTTGGACGATGCAGTTCAGCAAACCAATGAGGAATATGGAGGAtatgacattaaaacaacacggATTGTTTTCCCAAATGGTTCGATTGACCCCTGGCACGCTCTCGGGATAACTCGGGACATCACGGATGACCTTCCAGCTGTATTCATCAAAG GGACGGCTCATTGTGCTAACATGTACCCAGCCCGAGCAGAGGACCTTCCTCAACTGGGTCTGGCACGGGACCACGTCTTTCTTTTGCTAAAAAAGTGGCTGGCCGAGTGA